A stretch of the Macaca mulatta isolate MMU2019108-1 chromosome 14, T2T-MMU8v2.0, whole genome shotgun sequence genome encodes the following:
- the BSX gene encoding brain-specific homeobox protein homolog, translating into MNLNFTSPLHPASSQRPTSFFIEDILLHKPKPLREVAPDHFASSLASRVPLLDYGYPLMPTPTLLAPHAHHPLHKGDHHHPYFLTTSGMPVPALFQHPQHAELPGKHCRRRKARTVFSDSQLSGLEKRFEIQRYLSTPERVELATALSLSETQVKTWFQNRRMKHKKQLRKSQDEPKAPDGPESPEGSPRGSEAAAAEARLSLPAGPFVLTEPEDEVDIGDEGELGSGPHVL; encoded by the exons ATGAATCTCAACTTCACCTCTCCTCTACACCCGGCGTCTTCTCAGAGGCCCACATCCTTCTTCATCGAGGACATCCTGCTGCACAAGCCCAAGCCGCTGAGGGAGGTGGCCCCAGACCATTTCGCCAGCTCTCTGGCCTCTCGGGTGCCTCTGCTAGACTATGGCTACCCCCTCATGCCCACACCCACCCTCTTGGCTCCTCACGCCCATCACCCTCTGCATAAGGGAGACCACCACCATCCTTATTTCCTCACCACCTCGG GGATGCCTGTCCCAGCGCTGTTCCAGCACCCCCAGCACGCGGAGCTGCCGGGGAAGCACTGCCGCCGCCGCAAAGCCCGCACGGTTTTCTCTGACTCGCAGCTCTCGGGCTTGGAGAAGAGGTTCGAGATCCAGCGCTACCTGTCCACGCCAGAGCGAGTGGAACTGGCCACGGCCCTCAGCCTGTCCGAGACGCAG GTGAAAACATGGTTCCAGAACCGGCGGATGAAGCATAAAAAGCAACTGCGGAAAAGCCAAGACGAACCCAAAGCACCAGACGGTCCAGAAAGCCCCGAGGGCAGCCCCCGCGGTTCAGAGGCCGCAGCCGCCGAGGCTCGGCTGAGCCTGCCCGCCGGCCCCTTCGTGCTGACCGAGCCAGAGGACGAGGTGGACATTGGAGACGAGGGGGAGCTGGGCTCAGGGCCGCACGTGCTCTGA